TCGGAGGAGGCGCTTTCCGGATTTCCAATACCCAGGGTATAGATATGGATACTGTCTTTTCGTGCCAGATCTGCGGCATCAAGCGGAAGGATTTCCGTTCCTGAATCGACCCCGTCAGTCAATACCAGCATTACTTTGGTTTTGATGGTATCCTGATCGAACATCTGGATCCCTTTAACAATGGCTTTTCCTATGTTTGTCATCTGCCCGGCCATACCAACATCAGATTCCTCCAGTAATTGATCTACCGTTGACAGATCCGAAGTGAAGGGGGCCTGGATGTAGGAACTCGAACCAAAAAAAATAAGGCCCATCCGATCTCCGGTTCGTTTCTCTATGAACTCATGCATAACGCTTTTTACAGCCTCCCAGCGTGTGGTTCTTTTACCATCTATCATCCAGTCTGTATTGGCCATACTAAAGGAAATGTCTGCCACGATAAGGAAATTTCTTGACGTTTTGATCTTTAATTCGGGCTCTCCAACCAGCCTGGGAGATGAAAATGAAAATAAAAGCAGTAACCAGACGATAAACAGTAAAACAGATATCACAGCATTTTTTCTACTGATCAATGCTGATTTTCGTGGTTTCAGACCGGTTATACTCGCTGTCTTGTCCAAATTGGGAACCTGCAAAGAAGCACTTTTTATTCTCAATGGGGGAAAAAGCCAATAGATCAGCAAGGGCAAAGGTATGAGCAGAAAAACCCACAAATATGCTATTTCAAAGTTCTCAGGCATGTGTCTTGATCCATTTAATAGAAAGATTCTTCAATTTGTTCAGTTCATTCTTGTTTGGAGGTCGATTCTCATAAATTGTTCTTGAAATCATCGGCTCAAGCTGACTGAACTGTGTATTTTTTGATTTGGATTCAAGGAATTTGAGCCAGGAATTTCCATATAATGTCGCCGCAGTATTTCTTCCATACCTTTTAAGAGCTACGTTTTTGAGAATGGTCATAACAGCTAAGACCTGACGTGAAAGATCCTCTTCGCTGTCTCTATCATTGAGTTCCAGGACCTTTCTCAAGGCTTCTCTTCTGTAAGTATTGGATCTGTATTTTTTTATCCATCTGAATAACGAGTAGAAAAAAACAAGAAAAACCAATATGCCAAGGAAATACCACCCGGGAGCCTGAAACGAAAATGCAACCGGATCGGGTTCCAGCACCGGACCCAGCTCTTGCGGCTCAGAAACCTTGTCAGATTCCTGAATCAACATCGAAGAATTTGCCCATAGCATTCCGTTAAAAAGGTTAATTAAGCTAATCATGTTCTTTTTAATAT
This DNA window, taken from Lutimonas zeaxanthinifaciens, encodes the following:
- a CDS encoding DUF4381 domain-containing protein; this encodes MISLINLFNGMLWANSSMLIQESDKVSEPQELGPVLEPDPVAFSFQAPGWYFLGILVFLVFFYSLFRWIKKYRSNTYRREALRKVLELNDRDSEEDLSRQVLAVMTILKNVALKRYGRNTAATLYGNSWLKFLESKSKNTQFSQLEPMISRTIYENRPPNKNELNKLKNLSIKWIKTHA
- a CDS encoding VWA domain-containing protein, with the protein product MPENFEIAYLWVFLLIPLPLLIYWLFPPLRIKSASLQVPNLDKTASITGLKPRKSALISRKNAVISVLLFIVWLLLLFSFSSPRLVGEPELKIKTSRNFLIVADISFSMANTDWMIDGKRTTRWEAVKSVMHEFIEKRTGDRMGLIFFGSSSYIQAPFTSDLSTVDQLLEESDVGMAGQMTNIGKAIVKGIQMFDQDTIKTKVMLVLTDGVDSGTEILPLDAADLARKDSIHIYTLGIGNPESASSDLDEKTLTEIAEMTDARYFRAIDTEALSEIYDELDKLEPIEYEEESFVPATLLYPHPMLAAIALTIILTFFRGFQRLIQNKTATE